Proteins encoded within one genomic window of Patescibacteria group bacterium:
- a CDS encoding lamin tail domain-containing protein, with protein MKQLFIGKHLFGFGNITFVVAGALMVLSFVSLVVFSPNFRELLNSPVKLEKTLPSETAVANPVNEANSSPVRSQGLLAKILPQVDSQANSDIVFNQNQPASSDSILVLPSLAPYSFEPADPEEKTQAPFVKVLISEVLFGRKDNSKYEFVELYNPNDFSVDLTGWELRKRTESGADSVLVFSQKFSGAIPSRGYFLISHPDVAAGLSADLVWSSAGYSLAENNAIYLFDSEARLVDLLGCGQAFDYESISCLAPGKDLSVSRISETDTNNNQNDFSVSFPTPQNSFQNNGFIQPNIYSVHPSSSPAAMNPSPILVPSPSILPSPSLILSPSPMPILSPSPLPSPTPILSIAPTPSPAPTELMSVQIIEVQFGLEGNADADFVKMYNPNSAELDLKPYKLFNKTANGISSSPIKSWSREGENGIISAQTYFYWVNSGYQEKIDELTNLGFKIFTTTGKLTKGVALEKDGVIAVEIDNL; from the coding sequence ATGAAGCAATTATTCATCGGCAAACACCTTTTTGGATTTGGCAATATCACTTTTGTTGTTGCCGGAGCTTTAATGGTTTTAAGTTTTGTTAGCTTGGTTGTTTTTAGCCCGAATTTTAGAGAGTTGTTAAATTCGCCGGTTAAACTTGAAAAAACTTTACCTTCAGAAACCGCTGTTGCCAATCCTGTGAATGAAGCTAATTCCAGCCCAGTCCGGTCTCAAGGCCTTTTAGCCAAAATTCTGCCTCAAGTTGATAGCCAAGCTAATTCAGATATTGTTTTCAATCAGAATCAGCCGGCTTCATCAGATTCAATCTTGGTCCTGCCGAGCTTGGCGCCATATTCTTTTGAACCAGCTGATCCAGAAGAAAAAACTCAAGCGCCTTTTGTTAAGGTTTTAATCTCTGAAGTTCTGTTTGGTCGCAAAGACAATTCTAAGTATGAATTTGTTGAGCTTTATAATCCGAATGATTTTTCTGTTGATTTAACTGGCTGGGAATTAAGAAAAAGAACCGAATCCGGCGCAGATTCGGTTTTGGTTTTTTCTCAAAAATTTTCCGGAGCGATTCCGAGTCGAGGATATTTTCTAATCTCTCATCCTGATGTTGCGGCCGGGTTGAGCGCTGATTTAGTTTGGTCTAGCGCTGGCTATTCTTTGGCAGAAAATAATGCGATTTACTTGTTTGATTCAGAAGCGCGGCTGGTGGATTTACTGGGTTGCGGCCAAGCGTTTGATTATGAGTCAATCAGCTGTTTGGCACCAGGGAAGGATTTAAGCGTTAGTCGAATCTCTGAAACAGACACCAATAATAATCAAAACGATTTTTCTGTTTCTTTTCCAACTCCGCAAAATTCTTTTCAAAACAACGGCTTTATTCAGCCCAATATCTACTCTGTTCATCCCTCTTCTTCTCCTGCGGCAATGAATCCAAGTCCGATTTTAGTTCCTTCCCCGAGCATTTTGCCTAGCCCGTCTTTAATTCTGTCTCCAAGCCCAATGCCAATCTTGTCGCCCTCGCCATTGCCGAGTCCAACGCCCATTTTGTCTATCGCCCCAACTCCTTCTCCGGCGCCAACAGAGTTAATGTCGGTTCAGATAATTGAAGTCCAGTTTGGTTTAGAGGGCAATGCCGATGCTGATTTTGTTAAGATGTATAATCCCAACTCGGCAGAGCTGGACCTGAAACCATACAAGCTTTTTAATAAAACCGCTAACGGCATCAGCTCCAGTCCAATTAAGTCTTGGTCAAGAGAAGGGGAAAACGGAATTATTTCGGCTCAAACATATTTTTACTGGGTTAATTCCGGGTATCAAGAAAAAATAGATGAATTAACCAACCTGGGCTTTAAAATTTTTACTACCACCGGCAAGTTGACTAAAGGGGTGGCGCTTGAAAAAGATGGAGTTATTGCGGTTGAGATTGACAATCTTTAA
- a CDS encoding class I tRNA ligase family protein, giving the protein GPFDRVSAEKASAKIANFIGAKKAVYYKLEDWVFDRQRYWGEPIPLVFCEHCAARIKNKELRIKNKGFSKGEIMNPGWVALSEKDLPLTLPEVKYYEPTGTGESPLANIDSWVQTKCPKCGGSANRETNTMPGWAGSCWYYLAFALGKKQLNLKAKNAKKFWDWKILKYWFNPVAHQKSGGVDFYVGGIEHAARHLIYARFWHKFLYDLGLVPNKEPFVKLLNQGLILGPDNEKMSKSRGNVVNPDEVIEKYGADSLRMYEMFMGPLEMPKPWDTNGIIGVYRFLSRVWLLAEEMSKRQQNKSAKAINKKTEKSVKQLLHQTIKKVTEDIEAMQFNTAIAGLMEFLNSLTSNKNELSKKSTETYLKTFILLLYPFAPYLSSEVWSKFSRVRIELQAWPKYSRDLVKAEKIVYAVQVNGKLRDTLTVPASSTQAEVIKKALASDKAAKWLDKRKIKKTIFVKDKIINFVI; this is encoded by the coding sequence CCGGACCGTTTGATCGAGTTTCCGCGGAAAAAGCTTCGGCCAAGATTGCTAATTTTATTGGCGCAAAAAAAGCGGTTTATTATAAATTAGAAGATTGGGTTTTTGACCGGCAAAGATATTGGGGGGAGCCGATACCGCTTGTATTCTGCGAACACTGTGCGGCAAGAATTAAGAATAAAGAATTAAGAATAAAGAATAAAGGATTTTCAAAAGGAGAAATTATGAACCCAGGCTGGGTGGCGTTATCTGAAAAAGACTTGCCTCTGACTTTGCCTGAAGTGAAATATTATGAGCCAACCGGCACCGGTGAGTCGCCTTTGGCCAATATTGATTCTTGGGTTCAAACTAAATGTCCGAAGTGCGGCGGTTCGGCGAACAGAGAAACTAATACTATGCCCGGTTGGGCTGGGTCATGCTGGTATTATTTGGCTTTTGCCTTGGGTAAAAAACAGCTTAACTTAAAAGCTAAAAACGCGAAAAAATTTTGGGACTGGAAAATCTTAAAGTATTGGTTTAACCCGGTTGCTCATCAAAAAAGCGGCGGAGTTGATTTTTATGTTGGCGGGATTGAACATGCAGCCAGGCATTTAATCTATGCCCGGTTTTGGCATAAGTTTTTATATGATTTAGGTTTAGTGCCAAATAAAGAGCCGTTTGTCAAATTGCTGAATCAGGGTTTAATTCTTGGCCCTGACAATGAAAAAATGTCTAAATCAAGAGGCAATGTAGTTAATCCTGATGAAGTAATAGAAAAGTACGGTGCTGATTCTTTGAGAATGTACGAGATGTTTATGGGCCCGTTAGAGATGCCTAAGCCCTGGGATACTAACGGCATCATCGGAGTTTATCGGTTTTTAAGCCGGGTTTGGCTGTTAGCTGAAGAGATGAGCAAGCGGCAACAAAACAAATCAGCCAAAGCAATAAACAAAAAAACTGAAAAATCAGTTAAACAGCTGTTGCATCAAACAATCAAAAAGGTGACCGAAGACATAGAGGCAATGCAGTTCAACACCGCAATTGCCGGCTTGATGGAGTTTTTGAATTCTTTAACAAGCAACAAAAACGAGCTCTCTAAAAAATCAACCGAGACTTATCTAAAAACTTTTATTTTGCTTTTGTATCCGTTTGCTCCGTACCTAAGCTCTGAAGTTTGGTCTAAGTTTTCTCGAGTCAGAATAGAGCTGCAGGCTTGGCCCAAATACAGCCGGGATTTGGTTAAAGCAGAAAAAATAGTTTATGCGGTTCAGGTTAACGGCAAGCTCCGCGACACCCTGACCGTGCCGGCAAGTTCAACTCAAGCTGAAGTAATCAAAAAAGCTTTAGCTTCGGACAAGGCGGCTAAATGGCTTGACAAAAGAAAAATCAAAAAAACAATCTTTGTCAAAGACAAAATAATCAATTTTGTAATCTGA
- a CDS encoding phenylalanine--tRNA ligase subunit alpha translates to MNLDNLKKQAERELDKIKDQNSLQSWKVKFLSRKSELSLFLRSLANRPLKQRKILGPKANQLKKELERQYLEKSLVFNQGLSSKLQFDLSLPGIKPEIGRLHPVTQVKNELNDAFKFLGFEIYQGPEISSEGYEFDYMNFPPDHPARESMDTYWLKQAIQEKGLKKLCLRPHLTGLSVRYMQTHRPPFRFVYPGRAFRNEATDAGHERCFYQYEALIVNQDISLAGGKILVETILERVFGKQVEIRMRPGFFPFVEPGFEIDMKCLNCKGKGCSVCKWDGWVEMMPGGLPHPNVLRAGKIDPDKWQGFYINIGLDRLAMMRYGINDIRLMHSADLRFLNQF, encoded by the coding sequence ATGAACTTAGACAACCTTAAAAAGCAAGCAGAAAGAGAGCTGGATAAAATCAAAGACCAAAATAGTTTGCAGTCTTGGAAGGTTAAATTTTTAAGCAGAAAATCCGAGTTATCTTTGTTTTTGCGAAGTTTGGCTAACAGACCCTTAAAACAGAGAAAGATTTTGGGGCCAAAAGCAAATCAGTTAAAAAAAGAGCTGGAAAGACAATATTTAGAGAAATCACTTGTCTTTAACCAAGGATTAAGCTCAAAACTTCAGTTTGATCTTAGTTTGCCCGGAATCAAACCGGAAATTGGCAGGCTCCATCCGGTTACTCAAGTAAAAAATGAACTTAATGACGCGTTTAAGTTTTTAGGCTTTGAGATTTATCAGGGCCCGGAGATTTCCAGCGAAGGTTATGAGTTTGACTATATGAATTTTCCCCCTGATCATCCGGCCCGAGAATCAATGGATACTTATTGGCTAAAACAGGCAATTCAGGAAAAGGGATTGAAAAAACTCTGTTTAAGGCCGCATTTAACCGGTTTAAGCGTTCGGTATATGCAAACTCACCGACCGCCGTTTCGGTTTGTTTATCCGGGCCGGGCTTTTCGAAACGAAGCCACTGATGCCGGGCACGAGCGCTGTTTTTACCAGTACGAAGCCCTGATTGTAAATCAAGATATTTCTTTAGCCGGCGGCAAGATTCTGGTGGAAACGATTTTAGAGCGGGTTTTTGGCAAGCAGGTTGAGATAAGAATGCGGCCGGGTTTTTTCCCGTTTGTTGAGCCCGGCTTTGAGATTGATATGAAATGCCTTAATTGTAAAGGCAAAGGCTGTTCAGTTTGTAAATGGGACGGTTGGGTAGAGATGATGCCTGGCGGCTTGCCCCATCCGAATGTTTTGCGCGCCGGCAAGATTGATCCGGATAAATGGCAGGGTTTTTATATTAATATTGGTCTGGACCGATTGGCAATGATGAGATATGGAATTAATGACATTCGGCTGATGCACTCCGCAGACCTGAGATTTTTAAACCAATTTTGA
- the leuS gene encoding leucine--tRNA ligase encodes MKYDHSKIEKKWQKIWAKNNYQAHQAKNFSKKKKFYILDMFPYPSGDGLHVGHAEGYTATDIYSRYLRLNNFNVLHPMGWDAFGLPAENYAIQRKLHPAAATQKNIDRFKKQAQALGFSYDWQREISTCDPEYYKWTQWIFLKLFERGLAYQSVKPINWCPSCKTGLANEDLEDGKCERCKSLIERKPMRQWVLKITDYADRLLEDLKLLDWPENVKQIQKNWVGKSLGYEFEFAVAGQAKKIKTFTTRLDTIFGVSFLVLAPEHPLAEEIASQGLKAKVKDYIQEAVNKTDLQREAEKDKTGVFTGAYAINPANQKRVPIWVADYVMMGYGTGAVMGVPAHDQRDFDFAQKFGLEIIEVISTDGKKHQLDRAYIGEGVLINSGPFDRVSAEKASAKIANFIGAKKAVYYKLEDWVFDRQRYWG; translated from the coding sequence ATGAAGTACGATCACTCAAAAATAGAAAAAAAATGGCAGAAAATCTGGGCAAAGAATAATTATCAGGCTCATCAGGCAAAAAATTTTTCCAAGAAAAAAAAGTTTTATATTTTAGATATGTTTCCTTATCCGTCCGGAGACGGGCTTCATGTTGGCCATGCTGAAGGTTATACGGCGACAGATATTTATTCTCGCTATTTAAGATTGAATAACTTCAATGTTCTTCACCCAATGGGTTGGGACGCTTTCGGTTTGCCGGCAGAGAATTATGCGATTCAGCGCAAGCTTCATCCAGCTGCAGCAACCCAGAAAAATATTGACCGATTTAAAAAGCAGGCGCAGGCACTGGGTTTTTCTTATGATTGGCAAAGGGAGATCAGCACCTGCGACCCGGAGTATTATAAATGGACCCAGTGGATATTTTTAAAGCTGTTTGAACGCGGTTTGGCTTATCAGTCGGTTAAGCCGATTAATTGGTGTCCGTCCTGCAAAACCGGTTTGGCTAACGAGGATTTAGAAGACGGCAAATGCGAGCGCTGTAAATCGTTGATTGAAAGGAAACCGATGCGCCAATGGGTTTTGAAGATTACTGATTATGCCGACCGGCTTTTAGAAGATTTGAAGTTATTAGATTGGCCGGAAAATGTTAAGCAGATTCAAAAAAATTGGGTCGGCAAATCCCTGGGTTATGAATTTGAGTTTGCGGTTGCCGGCCAAGCGAAAAAAATTAAAACCTTTACCACTCGCTTAGACACAATTTTTGGCGTTAGCTTTTTAGTTTTAGCGCCAGAACATCCGTTGGCAGAAGAGATTGCCAGCCAGGGTTTAAAAGCTAAAGTTAAAGATTATATCCAGGAAGCGGTTAATAAAACTGATCTCCAGCGAGAAGCAGAAAAAGACAAAACCGGAGTTTTTACCGGTGCTTATGCGATTAATCCCGCGAATCAAAAGCGGGTGCCGATCTGGGTGGCTGATTATGTGATGATGGGTTATGGCACGGGCGCAGTAATGGGCGTACCGGCCCATGACCAGCGGGATTTTGATTTTGCCCAGAAGTTTGGCTTAGAGATAATTGAGGTAATTTCAACTGATGGCAAGAAGCACCAATTAGATCGGGCCTATATAGGCGAGGGTGTTTTAATTAATTCCGGACCGTTTGATCGAGTTTCCGCGGAAAAAGCTTCGGCCAAGATTGCTAATTTTATTGGCGCAAAAAAAGCGGTTTATTATAAATTAGAAGATTGGGTTTTTGACCGGCAAAGATATTGGGGGGA